The following proteins come from a genomic window of Oncorhynchus mykiss isolate Arlee chromosome 19, USDA_OmykA_1.1, whole genome shotgun sequence:
- the LOC118941435 gene encoding reticulon-4 receptor-like 2: protein MDTPTTARSRQCSFMRTCKSGLSLWLVVWLVLGKPGPSAACPHLCVCYPTPMTVSCQAQNFTSVPVGVPYDSQRVFLQNNRITELRVGSFGFGTQVLWLFSNNITWIEAGSFSELRDLEELDLGDNSHLRRLEGGAFRGLEKLQSLHMHRCKLTALPHDLFHKLYSLQFLYLQENQLHFLQDDLFSDLINLSQLFLHGNRIRTLSENVFRGLVNLDRLLLHDNRVRQVNRRAFRDLGRLTMLFLFNNSLAELPGQALRDTQGIEFLRLNGNPWSCGCEALPLWEWFRGARVSSSELLCSSPSPRRGMDLRFLREMDFALCPLPDPGTLAGSTTRTFSTKTRWWFSKHKPQSQTKAVFEKSSETIKAFPFPQGKNNPPIVSSTNVKYELGEEEAALPKLDAEEYWANYGNEDAGTTLRCFELECPPDFDGLPPNSSSTPTSSPSLSLLLALSLLAFSINLHLIFG from the exons ATGGACACCCCTACAACCGCTCGGAGCAGACAATGCTCATTCATGCGCACCTGCAAAA gcgGACTCTCCCTGTGGCTGGTGGTGTGGCTGGTCCTCGGCAAGCCCGGTCCGTCGGCGGCGTGCCCGCATCTATGCGTGTGCTACCCGACTCCCATGACCGTGAGCTGCCAGGCGCAGAACTTCACCTCCGTGCCCGTCGGCGTGCCCTACGACTCGCAGCGTGTGTTCCTACAGAACAACCGAATTACGGAGCTCAGAGTTGGCTCTTTCGGCTTCGGGACTCAG GTCCTGTGGCTGTTCTCCAACAACATCACGTGGATCGAGGCTGGCTCCTTCAGTGAGCTGAGGGATCTAGAGGAGCTGGACCTGGGGGACAACTCTCACCTGCGCAGGCTGGAAGGAGGCGCCTTCAGGGGCCTGGAGAAACTCCAGAGTCTCCACATGCACCGCTGCAAGCTCACCGCCCTGCCCCACGACCTGTTCCACAAGCTGTACAGCCTGCAGTTCCTCTACCTGCAG GAGAACCAGCTCCACTTCCTCCAGGATGACCTCTTTTCTGACCTCATCAACCTGAGCCAGCTTTTCTTGCATGGAAACCGTATCCGTACTCTGTCGGAGAACGTGTTCCGTGGCCTGGTCAACCTGGACCGCCTTCTTCTCCACGACAACCGTGTGCGCCAGGTTAACCGCAGGGCGTTCCGCGACCTCGGACGCCTCACCATGCTCTTCCTGTTCAACAACTCATTGGCTGAGCTCCCCGGCCAGGCTCTCCGTGACACCCAGGGCATCGAGTTCCTCCGTCTCAATGGGAACCCCTGGTCCTGTGGCTGCGAGGCCCTCCCCCTGTGGGAGTGGTTCCGTGGCGCCCGCGTCTCATCGTCCGAGCTGTTGTGTTCCTCCCCGTCCCCCCGCCGCGGGATGGACCTCCGCTTCCTCCGTGAGATGGACTTCGCCCTCTGCCCTCTCCCCGACCCTGGCACCCTGGCCGGCTCCACCACGAGGACCTTCAGCACCAAGACAAGATGGTGGTTCTCCAAGCACAAGCCCCAGTCCCAGACCAAGGCAGTGTTCGAGAAGAGCTCCGAGACCATCAAGGCCTTCCCGTTCCCCCAAGGAAAGAACAACCCACCCATCGTGTCCTCCACCAACGTCAAGTACGAGCTCGGTGAGGAAGAGGCAGCCCTACCCAAACTCGACGCTGAGGAGTACTGGGCGAACTATGGGAACGAGGACGCCGGCACCACGCTGCGATGCTTCGAGCTCGAGTGTCCGCCTGACTTCGATGGCCTCCCTCCcaactcctcctccacccccacatcatccccctctctctcactcctcctcgCCCTCTCGCTACTCGCCTTCTCCATCAATCTACACCTCATATTTGGCTGA